Proteins encoded by one window of Streptococcus suis S735:
- a CDS encoding SpaA isopeptide-forming pilin-related protein, with protein MFPNGNVANSIPQSIELYVADGTKAMSYSKDSLEKLTYKGTSNNGNIHHYYLPGTDIGISVRVYSERNSYPAFDGFESTHTIEFYQEGWKLGNKAIVVRLKERKKFQKNGLYYNGMSVPWNSPVMGGGRTTNIYRREGDTVSQGGAYPVDWYGFKLKKVGIKNGQKIPLSGAIFTLYKGNEPYRTAVSDDNGDIQFSEIIGGTYTFKETSAPSGYILDPTEHTIVVTDNQNITIDGKKYDVNKPTEVVNTKSTTLQINKFEFGESKPLKGAVFRLQSKNGGNYDVTIGDVLPASQFIFSNLAKGIYTLTETKAPAGYKTIPPLDIEVYEENGELKVRKLTDTSNTQTGAVEVVNGNFSINVVDEDFSTEFTKVNEQGQPLADAVFELRQITQTGYKRVLTGLTSNSQGKLRVDHLQGGITYELWETSAPAGYSKLTTAAARFTVSETGTISFESGTSERIINRPPTYKVKVQKIDALTGQKVTVQTRIGITDSQGNVIDGQIANFDNGEFSFPKNFTPGTYYIKEEKTPSGYIGLSGLVPFTIRADGIVEVNSDYLEGIDVTTSSPDTITIKVKNYPLGKFKVSKRVKGISDLTNLITGQMTFTLTKNDDVNFAPIVKQQAANQDFVFENLQPGVYTLTETQAPSGYVKSTENYTIYVNRDGSVRFYSDSDISSHIARGLHVIKSAEIAMASTYGSSTEDKALDGDLTTGALYQLPSSTLNEGQWWGVNLGSPQRVTQIRFAQGKNTTNGSDHDKMDSYALEYSPDGITYQSIGNFTETDLTQTVDIYAQYIRVRNLQTGTNRWLGIRELQVSVRDATQTIEAGGSDAAANVIKIGNIENPEFKIEKVDANNKQISKPVTFKLYKVDDSTTEATVSSTSLDDTNLVQTLTFTGQSSLTRLTATALGKYVLVETQAPEGYDGLSAPVLLELYETTQAYAVTQQKAVTRFRVLSQTNSVSVTDLPGVSGALANAISIKVKNNERRYNLKIKKRDYHHPTLGLNARFELVTEAGHPVVIDGVNMKGDTNSADNSITFSNLPVGVYILKETVVPTGGYRPVNQLQDTKFEIRPDGSLQILESDSNMVTVDTSQGATFEITIKNFKQFKFRLQKTDNRDENHLLNGATFKIYSDPNNDGVEDTEVASGVTTNGLFETSLSFGYYILEETVAPTGYQLNPKKYRFQINHDGTTKLHNGDNQVTLAERVDGDNVILFNMKNTKQTTHIKLAKRSYSDPTQRLVATFELRESDNPQATAVVKTTTTTGDEVLFDNLAVGKTYILKEIVAPDGYQKIEKEFHINIGADGAISIQDGEDLVSLDNMDNHLIIVKNLRKGEYPKTGGMGIIPYIALGGVMMFIAFAVEQRRKYTR; from the coding sequence TTGTTTCCAAATGGAAATGTAGCAAATAGTATTCCTCAATCTATCGAACTCTATGTAGCAGATGGTACCAAGGCTATGTCCTATTCTAAGGATAGCTTAGAAAAGCTCACTTATAAAGGAACATCAAATAATGGGAATATCCACCATTATTACCTACCAGGTACGGATATTGGAATATCTGTTCGAGTTTATTCTGAGAGAAATTCTTATCCGGCTTTTGATGGATTTGAAAGCACTCATACAATCGAATTTTATCAAGAAGGTTGGAAACTAGGTAATAAAGCAATTGTAGTCCGTCTAAAAGAACGGAAAAAGTTTCAGAAAAATGGTCTGTACTATAATGGTATGAGTGTACCATGGAATAGTCCAGTTATGGGTGGAGGAAGAACCACTAATATCTATCGTCGTGAGGGAGATACAGTATCACAAGGTGGTGCTTATCCTGTAGATTGGTATGGTTTTAAACTGAAAAAGGTTGGAATTAAAAATGGTCAGAAAATTCCACTTTCAGGTGCGATTTTCACATTATATAAAGGAAATGAACCATATCGAACCGCAGTTTCAGATGATAATGGAGATATTCAGTTTTCGGAGATAATCGGCGGCACCTACACCTTCAAGGAAACTAGTGCACCATCTGGTTATATCTTAGATCCGACAGAGCACACTATTGTTGTAACCGATAATCAAAATATTACCATTGATGGGAAAAAATACGATGTCAATAAGCCAACAGAAGTTGTTAATACTAAATCAACTACACTTCAAATCAATAAATTTGAATTTGGTGAAAGTAAGCCATTGAAAGGAGCTGTCTTTAGACTGCAAAGTAAAAATGGTGGAAATTATGATGTCACAATAGGAGATGTTCTTCCTGCAAGTCAGTTTATTTTCTCTAACCTCGCAAAAGGCATTTATACTTTGACGGAGACAAAAGCTCCTGCGGGTTATAAAACGATTCCTCCTCTTGATATTGAGGTTTATGAGGAAAATGGAGAGTTAAAAGTACGTAAATTAACAGACACTTCCAATACACAGACGGGAGCGGTAGAAGTTGTCAACGGAAACTTTAGTATAAATGTTGTTGACGAGGACTTTAGTACTGAGTTCACCAAGGTAAATGAGCAAGGTCAGCCACTCGCAGATGCAGTGTTTGAGCTTCGTCAGATAACCCAAACAGGCTACAAACGAGTTCTAACAGGCTTAACTTCAAATAGTCAAGGCAAGCTCCGTGTGGACCACTTGCAAGGTGGTATAACCTATGAACTTTGGGAAACTAGTGCGCCAGCAGGTTATAGTAAGTTAACAACAGCTGCGGCACGATTTACGGTATCTGAGACTGGAACTATCAGTTTTGAATCTGGTACTAGTGAGCGTATTATTAACCGCCCTCCAACTTATAAAGTTAAAGTGCAGAAAATTGATGCACTGACTGGACAGAAAGTAACTGTGCAGACACGTATTGGTATTACGGATAGCCAAGGGAATGTAATTGATGGGCAAATTGCAAACTTTGACAATGGAGAATTTAGCTTTCCTAAAAACTTTACCCCAGGAACTTACTATATCAAAGAAGAAAAAACTCCATCGGGTTATATTGGCTTATCAGGTTTGGTACCATTCACTATTCGGGCAGATGGTATCGTAGAAGTGAATAGTGATTATCTTGAAGGTATTGATGTGACGACGAGCTCGCCAGATACGATTACGATAAAAGTCAAGAACTATCCACTCGGAAAATTCAAAGTTAGCAAGCGTGTTAAAGGGATTAGTGATTTGACCAACCTTATCACTGGACAAATGACCTTTACTTTGACAAAGAATGACGATGTAAACTTTGCCCCTATCGTCAAACAGCAAGCTGCAAACCAAGACTTTGTTTTTGAAAACCTCCAGCCTGGGGTCTATACTCTGACAGAAACACAAGCTCCATCTGGCTATGTCAAATCGACAGAAAACTACACGATTTATGTTAATAGAGATGGCAGCGTGCGTTTCTATTCTGACTCGGATATAAGTAGTCACATAGCACGTGGTTTGCATGTGATAAAATCTGCAGAGATTGCTATGGCCTCTACCTATGGCTCTAGTACAGAAGATAAGGCGCTGGACGGTGATTTGACAACCGGTGCCTTGTACCAACTCCCAAGTTCGACTTTGAATGAGGGACAATGGTGGGGAGTGAACTTGGGTTCGCCTCAGCGCGTAACGCAAATTCGCTTTGCTCAAGGTAAAAATACCACAAACGGTAGTGACCATGACAAGATGGATAGCTATGCCCTTGAGTATTCACCGGATGGTATCACCTATCAATCAATTGGTAATTTCACCGAGACCGACCTTACTCAGACTGTAGATATCTATGCTCAATACATTCGTGTACGGAATCTACAGACGGGAACGAATAGATGGTTGGGAATCCGAGAATTGCAGGTAAGTGTTCGAGATGCTACCCAAACGATTGAAGCAGGTGGAAGTGATGCTGCCGCTAATGTTATTAAAATCGGTAACATCGAAAATCCAGAGTTCAAAATCGAGAAAGTAGATGCGAATAATAAGCAAATCTCAAAACCTGTTACCTTTAAGCTCTATAAAGTTGACGATAGTACAACAGAGGCAACTGTATCAAGTACCTCTCTTGACGATACCAATCTCGTACAAACCTTAACATTTACAGGTCAAAGCAGTTTGACACGATTAACTGCGACAGCGCTTGGCAAATATGTTCTTGTAGAGACACAAGCACCAGAAGGTTATGACGGTTTGAGTGCACCGGTATTGTTGGAGTTATACGAAACAACGCAAGCTTATGCGGTAACGCAACAGAAAGCTGTGACACGTTTTAGAGTTTTAAGTCAAACTAATTCGGTTAGTGTAACAGATTTACCTGGTGTTAGTGGTGCTCTTGCAAATGCGATTAGCATTAAAGTGAAAAATAACGAGCGTAGGTACAATCTTAAAATCAAAAAACGTGATTATCACCATCCGACTCTTGGTTTAAATGCGCGCTTTGAACTTGTTACAGAGGCTGGTCATCCAGTTGTAATTGATGGTGTTAATATGAAGGGGGATACAAATAGTGCTGACAACAGTATCACCTTCTCGAACTTGCCAGTTGGCGTCTATATTTTGAAAGAGACAGTTGTTCCTACGGGAGGCTATCGCCCTGTTAATCAATTACAAGATACCAAATTTGAAATCCGACCAGATGGTAGTTTACAAATTTTAGAGTCAGATTCGAATATGGTGACAGTTGATACGTCACAAGGTGCTACCTTTGAGATCACCATCAAGAACTTCAAGCAATTTAAGTTCAGACTCCAAAAAACAGATAATCGTGACGAGAATCACCTTCTAAATGGTGCAACATTTAAAATTTACAGCGATCCAAACAACGATGGTGTTGAGGATACTGAAGTTGCTAGTGGTGTGACGACAAATGGTCTCTTTGAAACATCTTTGAGTTTTGGTTACTACATTTTGGAAGAAACTGTTGCGCCAACGGGATATCAATTAAATCCTAAGAAATACCGTTTCCAGATAAACCATGATGGAACGACCAAACTTCATAATGGAGATAATCAGGTTACCTTAGCTGAAAGGGTAGATGGTGACAATGTTATTCTCTTTAACATGAAGAATACAAAACAAACAACCCATATCAAACTTGCTAAACGGTCTTATAGCGATCCTACGCAACGTCTTGTAGCAACGTTTGAACTAAGAGAAAGTGACAATCCTCAAGCGACAGCAGTTGTAAAAACAACGACTACAACAGGGGATGAAGTCCTCTTTGACAATTTAGCAGTAGGGAAAACCTATATCTTGAAAGAGATAGTAGCCCCTGACGGTTATCAAAAGATTGAGAAAGAATTCCATATTAATATTGGCGCAGATGGGGCTATCTCTATCCAAGATGGAGAGGACCTCGTCAGTCTAGACAATATGGACAATCACCTGATTATTGTGAAAAACCTCCGCAAAGGAGAATATCCGAAAACAGGTGGTATGGGTATCATTCCATATATTGCATTAGGGGGGGTGATGATGTTCATTGCTTTTGCCGTTGAGCAACGTCGGAAATATACTAGATAG
- a CDS encoding SpaA isopeptide-forming pilin-related protein, with translation MIEFRKKAVQLASLMSVFFLCTYSFTDAMYIMAESLSTDGASTIRRTYIEDKKEDKDRLNIELVESLSSPKTIGQKITIDKQSLATQNFNEKGIVVITQKGLELKKDDLEKGWKLDESYNEKDLAITKSETEKRSLSNELDVLSKTVEELPVYGENYHSYRLLPTTELDYSADNVSLTLSFTKVSEVIKGELVAVVDAEHIAYFKAEPSVFKEYSQVNEKPSSTEDVNVVSPSQDPPVSETKENVPDNPESQGSSTVPESEQAVDALVEQRGVICIKLTKSSSEQEEGIEDTENEAIEGATFEVRNVESENLVYTGQTDKDGLLTISNLPLGNYAVIQKSTIDGYEISATKEVVELTVAQSRQTVSISNSPKNPLEGLMLNSILDSSLIPRSARVARSLLDTSLLDNPTVTGNANATTTTTVFGNKTTTITREESNIKYIFKPITISIPGVYQSYSQDGVLKKKEVVVDSNTNTTKIIWEYTTTVGGVNSNITSIRNAFSTTTDSGLGEPKITSIMKDGVAITPNTTYYGNFDNFKSATDNLPVGNGTYVYTIETPVVIPSDNYSLDYRSEVTVDAPKGSKLTYNGTSVTLTQKETRTLSTADTITLPAKNDGGPLGDLKVDTVNTSNTNRTIGKYRDNDDKVIEWTSSQLNDTSTTQSFTFDVALDSSQAAHEYKVYIYEPSNGTYTETKAEKVATPGNQITVDNVPAGAVALVKTVTNVKDEKVNHTISGAQLEALKGDIKIQKNWEADSDKVDVTFTVNGGSLTNRKETLSANNTQITIANVDKFSGMRSTATKKRIYYDVTEAVPSGYILSSAQTDWENLYYVFTNKKDNTTTPVFPPDTCGNYGVSSIDLVSINYVMYKSGSKIWGGFDGSMKMNLKIPAFARAGDSFTLELPPELKLSHVANPNVAWSTVSANGKVIAKVYHEKDNLIRFVLTTEAYSVQEYNGWFEIGVPTSNVIKINNRETTELYKTGVLPNLPEWYTTTTRNQTLIKRSR, from the coding sequence ATGATAGAATTTAGAAAGAAAGCAGTTCAATTAGCTAGTTTAATGTCAGTTTTTTTTCTATGCACGTATAGTTTTACAGATGCGATGTATATCATGGCAGAAAGTTTGTCGACCGATGGTGCTTCAACAATAAGACGCACCTATATCGAAGACAAAAAGGAGGACAAAGATAGATTAAATATTGAGTTAGTAGAATCGTTGTCTAGTCCAAAGACTATAGGTCAAAAAATAACAATAGATAAGCAGAGTTTAGCTACACAGAATTTTAACGAAAAAGGTATAGTAGTTATCACTCAAAAAGGGCTAGAGTTAAAGAAAGATGATTTAGAAAAAGGTTGGAAACTAGATGAGTCATATAACGAGAAGGACCTAGCTATAACAAAGAGTGAGACAGAAAAACGCTCTCTTTCAAATGAATTAGATGTATTGTCAAAGACTGTAGAAGAACTTCCAGTGTATGGAGAAAACTACCATTCCTATAGACTGCTGCCAACAACAGAATTGGATTATTCGGCAGATAATGTAAGTCTGACTTTAAGTTTTACCAAGGTCAGTGAGGTTATTAAGGGGGAGTTAGTAGCGGTAGTAGATGCGGAACATATCGCATATTTTAAAGCTGAACCGAGTGTCTTTAAGGAGTATTCTCAAGTTAATGAAAAGCCTTCATCTACTGAGGATGTCAATGTAGTAAGTCCTTCTCAAGACCCACCCGTCTCTGAAACAAAAGAAAATGTACCTGATAATCCAGAATCACAAGGAAGTTCAACAGTTCCAGAGTCAGAGCAAGCGGTGGATGCTTTGGTCGAACAACGAGGAGTTATCTGTATCAAATTAACAAAATCTAGTTCTGAACAAGAAGAGGGCATTGAGGATACTGAAAATGAAGCCATCGAAGGTGCTACATTTGAGGTGCGTAATGTAGAAAGTGAAAATCTTGTTTATACTGGTCAGACAGATAAAGATGGTCTCCTAACGATTTCAAATCTTCCGTTGGGAAACTATGCGGTAATTCAAAAATCTACCATAGATGGCTATGAGATTTCTGCCACAAAAGAAGTAGTGGAGTTAACAGTAGCTCAATCAAGACAAACCGTCTCAATTAGCAACTCCCCTAAAAATCCTTTAGAAGGACTTATGCTGAACTCAATATTGGATTCATCTTTGATACCGCGTTCAGCGAGAGTAGCACGTTCGCTACTTGATACTTCATTACTTGATAATCCTACTGTGACAGGAAATGCAAATGCCACTACAACGACCACCGTATTCGGGAATAAAACAACAACCATCACGCGTGAAGAGTCAAACATAAAATACATTTTTAAACCTATTACAATTTCAATTCCAGGTGTTTATCAAAGCTATTCACAAGATGGTGTCTTGAAGAAAAAAGAGGTAGTGGTTGACTCAAATACCAATACAACAAAAATCATTTGGGAATACACTACTACGGTAGGCGGTGTCAATAGCAATATCACCTCCATTAGAAATGCCTTCTCAACAACAACTGACTCTGGTTTGGGTGAACCTAAAATTACTTCTATCATGAAGGATGGAGTTGCAATAACGCCCAATACGACTTACTACGGAAATTTCGACAATTTTAAGTCAGCTACCGATAATTTACCAGTTGGAAACGGGACGTATGTCTATACGATTGAGACTCCTGTGGTGATTCCAAGTGATAACTATAGTTTGGATTATCGGTCGGAAGTAACTGTTGATGCTCCAAAGGGCAGCAAGCTTACCTATAATGGCACATCAGTTACCTTAACTCAGAAGGAAACACGTACCTTATCAACAGCAGATACTATTACGCTTCCAGCTAAAAATGATGGTGGTCCTCTAGGGGACTTAAAAGTAGATACGGTCAATACTTCCAATACCAATCGTACAATTGGTAAGTATCGTGATAATGACGATAAGGTCATCGAATGGACTAGTTCACAACTAAATGATACGTCGACAACCCAAAGTTTTACATTTGATGTTGCTCTAGATAGCTCACAAGCTGCCCATGAATATAAGGTTTATATATATGAACCAAGTAATGGAACTTATACTGAAACTAAAGCTGAAAAGGTTGCTACGCCTGGGAACCAGATTACGGTTGACAATGTTCCGGCAGGTGCGGTCGCTTTGGTTAAGACAGTGACAAATGTGAAAGACGAAAAAGTTAATCACACCATTTCAGGAGCACAACTAGAAGCGCTGAAAGGTGATATAAAAATCCAGAAGAATTGGGAGGCTGATAGTGATAAGGTAGACGTGACCTTTACGGTTAATGGAGGAAGTTTAACTAATCGTAAGGAAACACTTAGCGCAAATAATACACAAATTACGATTGCTAATGTTGATAAGTTTTCTGGTATGAGAAGCACAGCAACTAAAAAGAGGATATATTATGATGTGACCGAAGCTGTTCCATCAGGTTATATTCTTTCTAGCGCACAGACTGACTGGGAAAATCTTTACTATGTCTTTACAAATAAAAAGGATAATACCACGACACCAGTATTCCCACCAGATACTTGCGGAAACTATGGGGTAAGCAGTATAGACCTTGTAAGCATCAACTATGTCATGTATAAATCAGGTTCTAAAATTTGGGGTGGTTTTGACGGTTCGATGAAAATGAACTTGAAAATACCTGCTTTTGCGCGTGCAGGAGATTCATTTACTTTAGAATTGCCACCAGAGTTAAAGTTAAGTCATGTTGCAAATCCTAATGTTGCATGGTCCACTGTGTCTGCAAATGGTAAGGTGATAGCAAAAGTTTATCACGAAAAAGATAATTTAATTCGCTTTGTACTGACTACAGAGGCTTATTCCGTACAAGAGTACAATGGTTGGTTTGAGATTGGAGTTCCAACCAGTAATGTGATCAAAATCAATAATAGAGAGACTACAGAACTATATAAAACAGGGGTGCTTCCAAACCTTCCCGAGTGGTATACAACGACTACTCGCAATCAGACATTGATTAAGAGGTCTAGGTAA
- a CDS encoding membrane protein has translation MFALGTIINTLAIALAGLLGSWFGHLLKERHQSGLTMGNV, from the coding sequence ATGTTTGCCTTAGGGACGATTATAAATACCTTGGCCATTGCCCTAGCAGGTTTGCTAGGATCTTGGTTTGGCCATTTACTGAAAGAACGGCATCAGTCGGGACTGACGATGGGGAATGTTTGA
- a CDS encoding 16S rRNA (uracil(1498)-N(3))-methyltransferase — translation MQQYFVNGRAPQGMFQISDKDTAKHMFSVMRLQAGDQIVLVFDDGIKRLARVVDSQSQSVEIIEELTDNVELPISVTIAMGFPKGDKLEFVAQKATELGMSALWAFPADWSVVKWDGKKLAKKAEKLEKIAQGAAEQSKRNRIPAVRLFEKKSDFLAQLAGFDQIILAYEEAAKEGEQANLVKILSGLEIGQSVLVIVGPEGGVSPEEVAAFEGAGAVKTGLGPRILRAETAPLYALSTISYATELLR, via the coding sequence ATGCAGCAGTATTTTGTCAATGGCAGAGCACCGCAGGGCATGTTCCAGATTAGCGATAAGGACACTGCCAAGCACATGTTTTCTGTCATGCGCTTGCAGGCAGGTGACCAAATTGTTTTGGTATTTGACGACGGTATTAAACGCTTGGCGCGTGTGGTGGATAGCCAGAGCCAGTCTGTTGAAATCATCGAAGAACTGACAGATAATGTCGAATTACCCATTTCCGTGACCATTGCCATGGGCTTTCCAAAAGGAGATAAGCTCGAATTTGTCGCCCAAAAGGCAACGGAATTAGGCATGTCAGCCCTCTGGGCCTTTCCAGCGGACTGGTCAGTGGTCAAATGGGACGGTAAAAAACTGGCAAAAAAAGCAGAAAAGTTAGAAAAAATTGCCCAAGGCGCAGCCGAGCAAAGCAAACGCAATCGCATTCCGGCTGTTCGCTTGTTTGAGAAAAAATCGGATTTCCTAGCTCAACTAGCAGGCTTTGACCAGATTATCTTAGCCTACGAAGAGGCTGCAAAAGAAGGTGAACAAGCCAATCTAGTGAAAATCTTGTCTGGCTTAGAAATCGGCCAATCAGTCCTTGTCATCGTCGGTCCAGAAGGTGGCGTGTCGCCTGAGGAAGTAGCTGCTTTCGAAGGAGCAGGAGCGGTCAAGACAGGCCTAGGTCCTCGCATTCTCCGGGCGGAAACAGCTCCGCTTTATGCTCTTTCGACCATTAGTTATGCGACGGAATTGTTGAGGTAG
- the prmA gene encoding 50S ribosomal protein L11 methyltransferase, which produces MNSWQELTIHVHRDAEEAVSNLMIETGSQGVAISDSADYVGQEDCFGELYPEVEQSDMIAITAYYPDTVDIEEVKADLATRLADLTGFGLETGQISLESQELAEEDWADNWKKYYEPARITHDLTIVPSWTDYEATAGEKIIRLDPGMAFGTGTHPTTKMSLFALSQVLRGGETVIDVGTGSGVLSIASSLLGAKEIYAYDLDEVAVRVAQENIDLNANTSNIHVAAGDLLRGIDIKAEVIVANILADILIHLTEDAYRLVKDEGYLIMSGIIADKWDMVRASAEAAGFFLETHMTQGEWNCCVFKKTADRSGVIGG; this is translated from the coding sequence ATGAACTCATGGCAAGAATTAACGATTCACGTGCATCGTGATGCAGAAGAAGCAGTTTCAAATCTCATGATTGAAACGGGCAGTCAGGGGGTGGCCATTAGCGACTCGGCTGACTATGTGGGACAGGAAGACTGTTTCGGCGAACTCTATCCCGAGGTGGAGCAGTCGGATATGATTGCGATTACGGCTTACTATCCTGATACTGTGGATATTGAGGAAGTTAAGGCAGACTTGGCGACTCGCTTGGCGGATTTGACGGGCTTTGGCTTGGAAACAGGTCAGATCAGTCTAGAAAGTCAAGAATTGGCAGAGGAAGACTGGGCGGACAACTGGAAGAAATACTATGAGCCAGCTCGCATTACCCACGATTTGACCATTGTGCCGTCTTGGACGGACTATGAGGCGACAGCTGGGGAGAAGATTATCCGCTTGGATCCAGGCATGGCTTTCGGTACAGGAACCCACCCGACGACCAAGATGAGCCTCTTTGCTCTTTCTCAGGTCTTGCGTGGTGGCGAGACAGTCATTGATGTCGGCACAGGTTCAGGTGTCCTTTCCATCGCTAGCTCCCTCCTAGGTGCCAAGGAGATTTATGCCTATGACTTGGATGAGGTGGCGGTGCGTGTAGCCCAGGAAAATATCGACCTCAACGCCAATACTAGCAATATTCATGTCGCAGCGGGCGATTTGCTTCGTGGCATTGACATTAAAGCAGAAGTCATCGTTGCCAACATCTTGGCGGATATTCTCATCCATCTGACCGAGGACGCCTACCGTCTGGTCAAGGACGAGGGCTACCTGATTATGAGCGGCATCATCGCGGATAAGTGGGACATGGTGCGAGCATCTGCGGAGGCGGCTGGCTTCTTCCTTGAGACTCACATGACCCAGGGCGAGTGGAATTGCTGCGTCTTTAAGAAGACGGCTGACCGCTCAGGTGTGATTGGAGGCTAG
- a CDS encoding ASCH domain-containing protein: MVHEMLLAPKPFEMMKSGQKTIELRLYDEKRKHIQIGDRIRFYCTENQTQTIEVQVLELHIFDNFAQLYKELDLLSCGYTQSSIREAKPEDMEVYYSREQLEQYGAVGIELRVIDSI; encoded by the coding sequence ATGGTTCATGAAATGTTACTGGCTCCAAAACCTTTTGAAATGATGAAGTCTGGTCAGAAGACCATTGAGCTACGACTTTATGACGAGAAGCGCAAGCATATACAAATTGGAGATCGCATCCGTTTTTATTGTACAGAAAATCAGACGCAAACGATCGAGGTGCAAGTATTAGAGCTTCACATATTTGATAATTTTGCTCAGTTATACAAAGAACTGGATTTATTGTCTTGTGGGTATACGCAAAGCAGTATCAGAGAGGCGAAACCAGAAGATATGGAAGTTTATTATTCGCGAGAACAATTAGAACAGTATGGTGCAGTGGGTATAGAATTGAGGGTAATAGATTCTATTTGA
- a CDS encoding DUF3013 family protein: MAKHGFLDVLEAALDKHFTYDYELNWDKKNHAIELAFILEAQNAAEIETVDDEGNASSEDIFLEEYVLFYNQDKSRFDEEDYLVALPFDAKKGFSAEFLTYFASFLKDTADQGLDDLMDFLADPEAQEFAISWDGEAFEKGKADLVEGEFYPYPRY; this comes from the coding sequence ATGGCAAAACATGGCTTTTTAGATGTGCTGGAAGCGGCACTGGACAAACATTTTACTTATGATTACGAGCTCAACTGGGACAAGAAAAATCATGCTATTGAGTTGGCTTTTATCTTGGAAGCACAAAATGCGGCTGAGATTGAAACGGTGGACGACGAAGGCAATGCGTCTTCTGAGGATATTTTCCTAGAGGAGTATGTCCTTTTCTACAACCAGGACAAGTCTCGCTTTGACGAGGAAGACTATCTGGTCGCTCTGCCATTTGACGCCAAGAAGGGCTTTTCAGCAGAATTTCTGACCTATTTCGCAAGCTTTCTCAAGGACACCGCAGACCAAGGCCTAGATGATCTCATGGACTTTTTGGCGGACCCAGAAGCCCAAGAATTTGCGATTTCTTGGGATGGAGAGGCTTTTGAAAAAGGCAAAGCAGACTTGGTAGAAGGGGAATTTTACCCATATCCGAGGTATTGA
- a CDS encoding MazG nucleotide pyrophosphohydrolase domain-containing protein, with amino-acid sequence MTELTVSVLEEYLRDHYGTTVPEQSLFMKLVEEIGEVAELLNQRAGRKMMDSEDDSSARLAEELADVIHYAVALAAVNQLDLTKSILEKDERASVKYGREINLLEFIEKRK; translated from the coding sequence ATGACGGAGTTGACAGTGAGTGTTTTGGAAGAATACTTGCGTGACCACTATGGGACGACAGTTCCAGAGCAAAGTCTCTTTATGAAATTAGTGGAAGAAATCGGTGAAGTAGCAGAGCTACTGAATCAACGTGCAGGCCGCAAGATGATGGATAGCGAAGACGACAGCTCTGCTCGTTTGGCAGAAGAATTAGCAGATGTTATTCACTATGCTGTAGCCTTAGCAGCGGTAAATCAACTAGATTTAACCAAGTCCATTTTGGAGAAAGATGAGCGGGCTTCCGTCAAATACGGTCGAGAAATAAATTTATTGGAATTTATAGAAAAGAGGAAATAG